The segment AAAGTATGGAGTTTTCGTATATATTCCTAATGATTTCAGTACAGTTATTTGTCTTCTATGTTTTAAGAGAAAAGTGATCTGCCCATTGTAATAGCTGGTATAGTGACAGTACTTACCTCCCTTTTATATTGGTTTCTATAATGCCACGATTTACTTGCCTTTCAATATCGTTTTATGTAGTGATATTATAGAGACAAGATTTATCCGCTCTTGATGATGGCTTATATTGTAGCAGTTCAACGCCTCTTATAATTGCTAATTTCATGGGATTTCATAGCGAACCCATTAGtagactttgaaaattatttttgtatttcaacaTCATATGGAATATAATTCTATATCTATTCTAAGAATAATTCCAGAAATGAGATATGTCAACCTCTACTTGATTTTACATGGACAGTCTCCGAAATagtaaatttaagtattggtgtACATACTGAAAGAATTCACTGTCGAACACGCAAGAGTTTCTATTGGTTTGTAGAAATAAAACTTCGGCAAGGTCTGTTCATCATCTTTTGCAGCACcaattatgacgtcattatCTGGATTCCACATGAGATGCACGTTTTCAATAGAGTAACCAACTGTAATATAAAATGTCAATATATAGTCGCAATATAATCAATTCATCTCAGACTTCTTTTgagaatgttttgcatttttatgacgTTTGGTATGACATGTCTTAAGATTGTTCTATAAATCCTGTTAAAGCGTCGTAAATGAAAGCTTATCATCAATCTTCATAACGGCGgtataaaaatattcatataattgTAACTGTTTTAAGTATAATGGTAATAACACAAATAGAGGAagaactatatatttgtacaacaGTTTATCAAATGATTCCGTTCCGTGGTATGTTTCACTGACGTTCACTGTAAGACATCAATATCAATTCAGATCAATTTaggtctgagaaaattgaaaactCTCTTGTGTTAGAGACAGGATTGGTATTCTGCTTGTTGCTAAAAGAAACTGTTTCATAGATTCTTTCAATGATAAACGATGGTGCACTTTTAGAAGCCCACAGCATAAAACAGTGGAATCGAAACTTAGTGTTGATGGAAAGGTTGTGTTACCTATTGGACGCATATTGGTGCACCATAAGTAATGTAGGCCAGCTGGTGACGTAACCTAACTTCGTGTAAGTGTCAAGGTGGATGAAAGTCAAATGATTCAAAGATGCACTGGACATATGCTTTAGGATTTAAGATGCACCTACAGCGCCAAATCATGTTTGCTAATACATATCATTTCCCGTTAATATAACAAAGAAATGTGTGTAGCACTACTCACAACTTTCCATTAGAATGGAGCATGTCTGGTCATCCATAGGGTAAAACCTCAGATCCATCATGCAGGATAGCGTTAATGATAGCCTACAAGTGCAATGGTGGAATATTTCTCCAGACAGTTAATTGCTGCAAGACGATTTTATTGCTCAATGGCATCATAATTTATAGtcaattcaaaacaaaaacattgtcAATGCAAATGGTTTTCACAAAATTGTAGTCGGAACTGGATATTTTTCTCTGCTTTTCATTTTTGATCATATAAAAGAATAAACTTGGCATGAATCGTGTAATGTCTTAAattgaaatcaatgaaaatatctcaGAGCCTTGATAGATTAATGCCCTTGATCATTGAGGAAAACCATCTTAATGTATCTTACGGAAAAAAACGCGAATGATGTAATGATAAATGATTGCAGTTGCACATTAATCTTTGGAAACCTCTAAATTTAAGTAGATACAGAAAACCTTTAGATCAGAAGCACAAGTGTGTCTGAATATTCTCTGATCAATTCTACCAACATCACAACTCTCATTTGTGTAGCTGACAGCCTAATGTTCAAAAGAAGATCATTTCCTTGCCTCGTTTGAAGCTGGGGTTTTGGTGTATGCTTATATCTAAGTAGTGATGGCATGATTGTGTTACATAACTACACCATCATCACCATATGCAACGCTTTCATATTCACTtacaaaaatttaaatcaaGCAAGACACGTGGTGTCTACTATTGTAGAAttgatacaaaatatgaaaacttttttttaaaatgttgcaTCATTATCATGAAAGAATTTCTAAACGACACAAgaaaatgtatacaattaaaatacaGCTCCCTATAAGAGTTAGACAGAAAgggatacaaaattaaaatcacATGTTATTGTTTTTAATGACGTATCTAAAAACCCACATCATGTGATTAATGTTTTTGATAACGTATCTTAGGACCCTATCCGGTTTTTATCTTGAGCTGTACTTAGAACTAAAGAGCCAAACCTGACACTGTATGTTACAAGTCCATTATTCTTTATGTGGAGGAGCTTATTAGGAACAGTAACTGTATGGAAAGTTGCGCTTTTCTCATTCTGAAAGTACGTATCTGGAACCCAGACATCCTGTATACGCCTCTGATCCAGTTCCAGACTGTCAATATTGCTTAGATGAGAAAAATCCAGACGTGGATCTATCCAGATCTGCCGCAGGAAGACGTTAAGTTTGTAATCCTGTCATATAAACAAAATAGTTTCGTGACGATGTGGACAGGATTAAAATACTTGCTTGATTGtcttaatattttgtatttaaaggtgtacatgtacttacttcACAAGACATCGGAGTAACGATACTTTTCGCTTTTATTCTTTCGTAAAAGTACTATACAAGTATttggaacattttcaaatttcacagAATATTTACTTTAGTACAAAATTATTCTTACCAGGAAAAccaataacaaaaacaaaaacatgaataTTATCAAGGATTATATTTTCGAGCctcttttaaataaaaattgtgGAATGCAAATGAACGCCAAATGTCGATACCATTGCGTTGATAGAGGTGCTTTATTGCTCGTTAACCCATTATAGCCGATTCAAACACTCACCATCGACATTTCATTAATTGAGTTAATGTTAATGACAAAAAGCTGCACATCTACTTCTGTTGCATAGTCTACAATTGACAGAAAGAAAAATGGCATGCAATTGTATGAATAACTGACGTGCCTAGCAtacaaaaatgtacatgcaATAAAACAATGTCTTGAGTGGTAACGGGCTATAATGTGACTGAATAAgattaaaattgaatattcaGAATAAGAGTTTGCTGCTATCAAGTGTGACgtgcttatatacatgtataatgacatTCTCGTGTACCAGCATGATTTCCACTGGATCCAATTACTGGTGATTAAATGTAACATATTGGATACTGTTTGCTGGAGACATTTTTCACTGTCTTTTTGTATAACTAGCGGAATTGGTGTAATTTGACACAAAGAAGTTAATATtgatttggatttttttttaatttacaattcTTACACGCCCGTTGAAGACGGGACAAATGGTATACTGTCGTCTGTCCGGACTATGTAGATAAAATGTAAagtgaaccgtaagctccaggatctgACAActtagtagatttgatcaccttgatgaaaggaagatgcctattgttttccAAAGTCAAAGGTGAAGGTCGTAGTAACAgataataggaaaaccttgtaggctgAATACAAACTGAACTATTAGCTGACAGACTAATGTTTAAAAGAACTATTGGAgctaggatcttacaacttggtatatttaaTCAATATGATAAGAGGAAGATTCCTATTCTTTTTCAAGCTCAGGGTCGTAGAATCAGTTATTAAGAAAACTTTGTGGACAGAATACAAACTGAACGATTAGGGATAGGACCGTCACAattggtacacatactcctcatgccaagtggaggacgCCTTAtgttcttcaaggtcaaaggtccaGGTAGTAGTATCACGTAGTAGGAAAATCTTGTAGGCAGGACACAGAACGAACCATTGGGGTTTGAACCGtcacatacatcttatgccaagtggatGATGCCTACATTtctcaaggtcaagggtcaaggtcgtagtgtcACTTGGTAAAAAACACCAGCCTTTTTTAGTTTTCAGATTTTTTCCGTTATGAACATATATACTttccctgaaattttgtcagaaCCTCCCTCTcatagaaatacataatcagttcacatttcaaattGAATGGTGCACCGTAACTTATTTTACGGCTAAACGTAGGTCAAAGAGTTTTCTGGATAATTTCTCATcgtggatacagatattgtgtTGAAGGTCTAACGGGCTTATGTTGCGGTATTCTTGTTATTACATTCGCAAATAGTTATATTTTGATGGATATTTTTCAGCTCCAGTTGGAATAGATGGTATAATGTCAATTGCATGTCTGTAGCCACCCTCGTGTACCGTCATGggcttttttaaaatcttcatttcaatCAACTTTGTgcattaaagaaatatatttttttggaggggggggggaaatCTTATTCACTCGGTATAATATAAAAGTTGTTAAACTATTTCATACTGAAAAACTTCATATTACACTTCTAGTTTGTTTTCATTCCTTACATatctcatacatgtacgtgtgaTATAAATTACAGCTCCATTAGTGTTGGATAAAGGCACTTCCTGTCGTTGTCAGAAAACGCCgtaaattttcatgaaattaaatTGATGAGTAGATGTTGACAGGGTGGAAATCaatagcatatacatgtagtatgagataaaataaacatttatgacAGTGTGGTTTTATATTTGTCTTATATCCAGCTCGTCTAAATAgcgaaaaaaaaagaaggggcTTGCAAACATTTACATCatttcaattaatcgatgaaaACAGATATAAAATCACACacttcatgtatatacatatatattttctatgaaaggtgaagctaacgaacagtgatcattttcataactcttataataagcaatacaaaatacagagttagGCAagcacggatccctggatataccagaggtgggaacaggtgtctaggaggagtaagtaccccctttcgaccggtcacatccgacatgtgccctatatcttgatcaagtaaatggagttatctgtagtcaattTCAGTGTgataagaacggcctaacaatcggtatgaaacacgtcaggcaacatttgacccaatgataggttttattgcGCATCTGATTTCCGAGTACATACTAGGGTTCcctcatacatgtaactctaTAGTTCACATAGTCAAAATAAATAGCATGAGATAATAAAGAACCCACACGTTTCTTTATGAAACTGTCTTTCATGGGTTTTTATTTCCGTACAATATTTGTCAGAGAATAATAGAAAAACCTCGCTGTGTTTTCTTCTCTACAGCTGCGAGTGTCCATTGAGAGCAAGGAAATTACTAGAAATGGTATTCCTTTAAACTGAATAAAGTACCCGATATTTCTCACATATATTGATGTACCATTCACTCATTGATGTATGCGATGGAATAAATCAATCCCCGACTTTGTTAAAGCTATataagaaaatatcaataaagaaagaataTATGACTTCCTTTACTTTGACCTCaataaaagttaatacctgTATTAAAGTAGTTTACTTcgtcaagtttttaaaaattcttttccAAGAGTCTTTTTACTATCAAACATCTctattattcattattaataGCCAAAAACATGCTAGTACATTCAAATACCTTTCTCGAAATCAGGAGCGATTCTGGGGTCATATTCCGTACTGTTCAAAAGCCTATCTAAGATATCTTTCCTGAAATGTAAAGTACGAAAATTCATGATATAGACATTTCAACAAAACTGGATATGCTATAAGAAGCATGCTATAAGTGTGAGAACTCAACCATTCTGTATCTCTGAcaactttgataaaaaaaattatatatatatacaaaggcCTTTTTACACGGAACGCATAAGATttaatatataatcaaatatattcTTTGTTTTTTACCAATTAGTGAGTTTTGTGCGTGCTGGAAATCAATTATTTAAAAGGAATTGTACTTGATAGGCAAGGAAGAGAAACTTGTCTGTTTGCGCTATGAAAACCTTTCAAGTGTGATGACGGTGTGTTTGCATTTCTGTTAGGATTTATTAATACAGCCTTATTTCAGGGTCTGCCAAATTACTGCAACGTTACCTCATCGCAAAATGAGTGACACAATACACTCCTATTTCcccatttcaatttcttttgcCGTAATCGTACATTGTtaaatatttccatttccaTTAGTTTTGCCTCTAACATCTTTACAAATCGTAATGATAactatttcctcatgaatgcattgcAGTTGTGAATAAagcgcgtatgaatcttaatCGACTGACAATTCCGACAGTAACAAAGGTAGAATGTAAACATAAGAAATAaagttcatttttgaaaatacacgtaCATGAGGGTGCAATGTTTCATGCTGACATACCTCATGAGGTGTGATAAGTATGTCGGCATGAAACATCACAGTTCATTCCCTCgcgtattttcaaaactgaaattcaatTCTTAAATGTCCTAGAATACCAACAATTTCGAAATCGGTTCAAAGCAGATAGAAGTAGCGAAAACGAAACGGTGTTGTCTCTAACGAGCAAATGTAGAAGTGAGCTTTTCCTTAAGTTGGGTTTTATTGATATTCCATTTTCTCTTATCTCAGATTGGGAGCAGACAGTGAGCATGTTACAGCTATTGTTAGCGCCTGGCCCCTCCGAAGGTTACAATACAAAACGACCACACGGTACACACAGAGCAAAGAATACGAAATGGACATCAAACGGCAACAACATACGCTTATCACATCATAAAAAGATTTAATATAATGGCGGTAATTAAGGCTTTACTTGAATATTATTAAAAttgtcaatattttattttaattactatTTACGCACCTTCTCATCTGCTGAGACGCTGTCAAATGGATGACCACGAAAATAATCCCGAGGTACAGGTGCTCGTTCCACATTGTTGTTCTTCCTGCCGGATCGATGTGTTTGGATGTCAGCGCGTTATGTTGGAGGTTTTTAAAGAGCTCTAGATCTGTAACGGAATATGACCGTAATGTATCGGAAGTACTCGACAAGGTATTTAGACTTCGTCAATAGAATTTGTATGTAAAGGACAGGTATAAAACTGTGTAGTCAACATGTGATTTGAAATTTTACTATCATCATGTGGAAATCATTGTGTGATTAATGtataaactgaaaaaaaaaaacaacccaacaaCCATGAACAAGAaaatttttttatctttttaattCAAATCAGCTCCTATGATACTAAAGATATGGTGATTTAAAGAATttcaattaaaagaaaaaaactaaaCATTCTACGTTAAATGACAACTATGTTCAGTTAATGAACGTGTAACAGCTAGTGTTGGGTTTCATACTACAGTATATAGCTAATAGACTTCCACTTCATTTAGCTGTCATTAATTATACGTGATGTTCATTGAAATACTAGCCGTGCGTTTACATGTTCCGTGGGTTGGTGACTTCATTCCTTCTCTCCATTGATCGTTTGTATGTGTTCTTAATTTAGACGGGTTCGTATTTTAGCGGTTTTGGCTCTATGGCAAATGCGCTAAATTCTGCAATAAACCAAGGGATCCTCCGGTTACCCTTTATTGTAGAACTCAATGGGTCACATTCATGATTACACTGAGATAGTATATTAGCTCTGGTT is part of the Ostrea edulis chromosome 2, xbOstEdul1.1, whole genome shotgun sequence genome and harbors:
- the LOC125679692 gene encoding glycine receptor subunit alpha-2-like isoform X1, with amino-acid sequence MWNEHLYLGIIFVVIHLTASQQMRRKDILDRLLNSTEYDPRIAPDFEKDYATEVDVQLFVININSINEMSMDYKLNVFLRQIWIDPRLDFSHLSNIDSLELDQRRIQDVWVPDTYFQNEKSATFHTVTVPNKLLHIKNNGLVTYSVRLSLTLSCMMDLRFYPMDDQTCSILMESFGYSIENVHLMWNPDNDVIIGAAKDDEQTLPKFYFYKPIETLACSTVNSFNVTFSCLEAKLFLRRNLGYYMSQVFIPSMLIVMLSWLSFWIHVEVVPARVSLGVICVLTMTTQSSGLRNSLPRVSYIKAIDIWMAIGLLFVFAALLEYAYINVQTRKHHKQPKNDELPEKSVDTEHKKKRVDLMKKARFVDKVSRIAFPVAYVIFNIVFWSVYLSK